One Hermetia illucens chromosome 4, iHerIll2.2.curated.20191125, whole genome shotgun sequence DNA segment encodes these proteins:
- the LOC119655880 gene encoding zinc finger protein 180-like, with amino-acid sequence MESTGMSDNQRYFQASSSSMSHDMHLTDDENNFIEISVDPNEDDDNVEYIEYEDDDLSNYVVLEEEDDAEIENDESNQNMKFEEKSYTEHSEIVEDNIDDHSSTSNNEDMYHCSTCNIDFHSVEDHIAKFHKDQSVLFDVEEKDELAEREIESQEEAVPSKRTIKLESETEAQSHSKNIGDLQEIEGVEMYTIDTILDTDNMEVAEVEYINDTSDNTESVGGNDNEEMFFDSAGRPYIRKKVKIENVDLQSFKHDPKRNGKSSKIAKDDSAIDTIEGDESLPENFSILFICVKCDKKFSTERKLAYHTRVHHKSPDVLKMIKPKKSVVEQVVCEICNTIFPSNKSYRLHARMHGPIRVRPIEEAIGYEMKSSAKDGKLSNETFFCEICNKSYDISFQEVHKKSHKAGQKFVCTICNKKFANGLNLEMHLKAHQENPKPKPPTKAERAGTTLPYECAYCGRQFARPHEKVKHERIHTGEKPYKCEICGKCFRVAYCLTLHLRTHTAARPYVCPHCNKRFKAYSGYNHHLMTHSDERPYKCPHCPKAFKTSVQLAGHKNSHTKPFSCPHCNRPFASLYAVKAHMETHLRSSQTLKHRCPVCGAIYARVFALKDHMKEQHQTSFTEGDEVSDINIADVPFLNENETSAQSILPENVEEITIGEMDHFQAEEVVTDWLK; translated from the exons ATAACCAAAGATACTTCCAAGCGTCATCCAGTTCGATGTCGCACGATATGCACCTAACTGATGACGAAAATAATTTTATAGAAATTTCTGTTGATCCAAATGAGGATGATGATAAcgttgaatacattgaatatgaGGACGACGATTTGAGTAATTATGTTGTTCTTGAAGAAGAGGACGATGCAGAAATTGAAAATGACGAGTCTAATCAAAAtatgaaatttgaagaaaaatcttATACTGAACACAGTGAAATTGTGGAGGATAACATTGATGATCATAGTTCAACGTCAAATAATGAAGACATGTACCATTGTAGTACATGCAATATAGACTTCCATTCAGTAGAGGATCACATAGCTAAATTCCATAAAGATCAATCCGTCTTGTTCGATGTcgaagaaaaagatgaattaGCAGAGAGAGAAATTGAGAGCCAAGAGGAAGCAGTGCCTAGCAAAAGGACAATAAAATTAgaaagtgaaactgaagcacaatctcacAGCAAAAACATCGGTGACCTCCAAGAAATTGAAGGAGTGGAGATGTATACAATAGATACAATTTTAGATACTGATAATATGGAAGTTGCCGAAGTAGAATATATCAACGATACATCGGATAATACGGAGTCTGTAGGTGGAAATGATAACgaagaaatgttctttgattcgGCCGGTCGTCCTTATATAAGAAAG AAAGTAAAAATCGAAAATGTAGACCTTCAATCATTCAAGCACGATCCAAAACGAAACGGCAAAAGTAGTAAAATTGCCAAAGATGATTCC GCGATTGATACAATTGAAGGCGACGAAAGCTTG CcagaaaacttttcaattttatttatttgcgtGAAATGTGATAAAAAATTTTCCACTGAGCGAAAGCTAGCATATCACACTCGAGTCCATCATAAATCTCCGGATGTATTAAAAATGATAAAGCCAAAGAAGAGTGTGGTTGAACAAGTTGTATGCGAGATCTGCAACACTATATTTCCTTCCAATAAAAGTTATAG GTTACATGCACGGATGCACGGTCCCATTAGAGTAAGGCCAATCGAAGAAGCCATTGGATATGAAATGAAGTCATCCGCAAAGGATGGTAAACTATCGAATGAGACATTTTTCTGTGAAATATGTAATAAAAG CTATGATATAAGCTTCCAAGAAGTTCATAAGAAATCGCATAAAGCTGGCCAAAAATTTGTTtgcacaatatgtaataagaagtTCGCAAATGGACTTAATCTCGAGATGCATCTGAAAGCACATCAGGAAAATCCCAAGCCGAAACCTCCGACAAAAGCTGAAAGGGCAGGAACAACGCTGCCCTATGAGTGTGCCTATTGCGGTCGGCAATTCGCAAGGCCACATGAGAAGGTGAAACATGAAAGAATTCACACAG GTGAAAAACCCTATAAATGTGAGATTTGTGGAAAATGTTTCCGTGTCGCATATTGTTTGACACTGCATTTGCGTACACACACTGCAGCCAGGCCATATGTGTGTCCACACTGTAATAAGAG ATTTAAAGCATACTCTGGCTACAATCATCATCTAATGACACATTCTGACGAGCGGCCTTATAAATGTCCCCATTGTCCGAAAGCCTTCAAAACATCCGTTCAGCTCGCTGGTCATAAAAATAGCCACACTAAACCATTCAGTTGCCCACATTGCAATCGTCCGTTTGCCTCACTTTATGCCGTCAAAGCTCACATGGAAACACATTTGAGAAGTAGCCAAACATTGAAACATCGCTGTCCAGTCTGTGGAGCAATATACGCCCGTGTTTTCGCCCTCAAGGATCATATGAAGGAGCAACATCAAACAAGTTTCACAGAAGGTGATGAAGTTTCAGACATAAATATAGCGGACGTTccatttttgaatgaaaatgaaacttcgGCACAATCGATTCTTCCAGAGAATGTAGAAGAG ATAACAATTGGAGAAATGGATCACTTTCAAGCGGAAGAGGTGGTAACAGACTGGCTTAAATGA